A single Brienomyrus brachyistius isolate T26 chromosome 11, BBRACH_0.4, whole genome shotgun sequence DNA region contains:
- the LOC125704076 gene encoding iroquois-class homeodomain protein irx-3-like isoform X1, whose translation MSFPQLGYQYIRPIYPSDRQGIGGARAGTELSPSGALSNVLSTMYGSPFAAAQGYGAFLPYSNDISIFNQLGAQYELKDSPGVQHPGFPHTHPAFYPYGQYQFGDPSRPKNATRESTSTLKAWLSEHRKNPYPTKGEKIMLAIITKMTLTQVSTWFANARRRLKKENKMTWAPRSRTDEEGNVYGSDHEGDDGDKREDDEEIDLENIDTENIENKDDLDDQDDLHADIKLDGRSDSEISDGFEDLHGADHRFLKTVVKEGKDVNGDRDEHFHHHSLEIKSTQPNNAEQVKINQGAIGSPPSENNAAPAQKPKIWSLAETATTPDNPRKSPLVNGNCAATATQAIIAPHRLISCPVGKLQNWTSRAFSAHQLALINSNHYLGLANQASANGLAMYGRQTDDKGHNSESSVTGTCPLD comes from the exons ATGTCTTTCCCACAGCTGGGATACCAGTACATCCGACCGATATACCCGTCGGATCGCCAGGGTATCGGCGGTGCACGAGCCGGGACGGAACTAAGCCCGTCCGGAGCGCTGTCTAATGTCCTTTCCACGATGTACGGATCACCTTTCGCAGCTGCACAAGGATATGGCGCATTTCTTCCTTATTCTAATGATATATCAATTTTTAATCAGttg gGAGCTCAGTATGAGTTGAAAGACAGTCCAGGTGTACAACACCCCGGCTTTCCTCACACTCATCCCGCTTTCTATCCCTACGGTCAGTACCAGTTTGGTGACCCGTCCAGACCCAAGAATGCCACGAGGGAGAGCACCAGCACGCTGAAGGCCTGGTTAAGCGAGCACCGCAAAAACCCGTACCCCACCAAGGGGGAGAAAATCATGCTGGCCATCATCACTAAAATGACCCTCACCCAAGTGTCCACCTGGTTCGCCAACGCCAGAAGAAGGCTAAAGAAGGAGAACAAGATGACCTGGGCGCCCAGAAGTCGGACTGATGAAGAAGGGAATGTTTATGGCAGCGATCATGAGGGGGATGATGGAGACAAACGAGAAGACGACGAAGAAATCGACTTAGAAAATATCGACACGGAAAATATCGAAAACAAGGACGACCTAGACGACCAAGATGATCTGCATGCTGATATAAAGCTCGACGGAAGAAGCGATTCTGAAATTTCGGATGGTTTTGAGGACTTGCATGGAGCAGACCACAGATTTCTTAAAACCGTGGTGAAAGAGGGAAAAGACGTGAACGGGGACCGAGATGAGCATTTCCATCACCATTCATTAGAAATCAAATCGACGCAACCCAACAACGCTGAGCAAGTGAAAATAAACCAAGGTGCCATCGGTTCCCCACCCTCAGAAAATAACGCTGCCCCAGCCCAGAAACCTAAAATCTGGTCTTTGGCTGAGACGGCGACCACCCCGGACAATCCCAGAAAATCTCCACTTGTGAATGGAAACTGTGCTGCGACCGCGACACAAGCGATAATCGCCCCTCACAGACTTATTTCTTGTCCGGTCGGGAAACTTCAGAACTGGACAAGCAGGGCTTTTTCAGCGCACCAGCTGGCGTTGATAAACTCAAACCATTACCTCGGACTGGCGAACCAGGCATCGGCGAACGGTCTTGCGATGtacggcagacagacagatgacaAGGGTCATAACTCTGAATCATCTGTAACAGGTACCTGCCCCCTAGACTGA
- the LOC125704076 gene encoding iroquois-class homeodomain protein irx-3-like isoform X2, which translates to MSFPQLGYQYIRPIYPSDRQGIGGARAGTELSPSGALSNVLSTMYGSPFAAAQGYGAFLPYSNDISIFNQLYQFGDPSRPKNATRESTSTLKAWLSEHRKNPYPTKGEKIMLAIITKMTLTQVSTWFANARRRLKKENKMTWAPRSRTDEEGNVYGSDHEGDDGDKREDDEEIDLENIDTENIENKDDLDDQDDLHADIKLDGRSDSEISDGFEDLHGADHRFLKTVVKEGKDVNGDRDEHFHHHSLEIKSTQPNNAEQVKINQGAIGSPPSENNAAPAQKPKIWSLAETATTPDNPRKSPLVNGNCAATATQAIIAPHRLISCPVGKLQNWTSRAFSAHQLALINSNHYLGLANQASANGLAMYGRQTDDKGHNSESSVTGTCPLD; encoded by the exons ATGTCTTTCCCACAGCTGGGATACCAGTACATCCGACCGATATACCCGTCGGATCGCCAGGGTATCGGCGGTGCACGAGCCGGGACGGAACTAAGCCCGTCCGGAGCGCTGTCTAATGTCCTTTCCACGATGTACGGATCACCTTTCGCAGCTGCACAAGGATATGGCGCATTTCTTCCTTATTCTAATGATATATCAATTTTTAATCAGttg TACCAGTTTGGTGACCCGTCCAGACCCAAGAATGCCACGAGGGAGAGCACCAGCACGCTGAAGGCCTGGTTAAGCGAGCACCGCAAAAACCCGTACCCCACCAAGGGGGAGAAAATCATGCTGGCCATCATCACTAAAATGACCCTCACCCAAGTGTCCACCTGGTTCGCCAACGCCAGAAGAAGGCTAAAGAAGGAGAACAAGATGACCTGGGCGCCCAGAAGTCGGACTGATGAAGAAGGGAATGTTTATGGCAGCGATCATGAGGGGGATGATGGAGACAAACGAGAAGACGACGAAGAAATCGACTTAGAAAATATCGACACGGAAAATATCGAAAACAAGGACGACCTAGACGACCAAGATGATCTGCATGCTGATATAAAGCTCGACGGAAGAAGCGATTCTGAAATTTCGGATGGTTTTGAGGACTTGCATGGAGCAGACCACAGATTTCTTAAAACCGTGGTGAAAGAGGGAAAAGACGTGAACGGGGACCGAGATGAGCATTTCCATCACCATTCATTAGAAATCAAATCGACGCAACCCAACAACGCTGAGCAAGTGAAAATAAACCAAGGTGCCATCGGTTCCCCACCCTCAGAAAATAACGCTGCCCCAGCCCAGAAACCTAAAATCTGGTCTTTGGCTGAGACGGCGACCACCCCGGACAATCCCAGAAAATCTCCACTTGTGAATGGAAACTGTGCTGCGACCGCGACACAAGCGATAATCGCCCCTCACAGACTTATTTCTTGTCCGGTCGGGAAACTTCAGAACTGGACAAGCAGGGCTTTTTCAGCGCACCAGCTGGCGTTGATAAACTCAAACCATTACCTCGGACTGGCGAACCAGGCATCGGCGAACGGTCTTGCGATGtacggcagacagacagatgacaAGGGTCATAACTCTGAATCATCTGTAACAGGTACCTGCCCCCTAGACTGA
- the LOC125704076 gene encoding iroquois-class homeodomain protein irx-3-like isoform X3: MSFPQLGYQYIRPIYPSDRQGIGGARAGTELSPSGALSNVLSTMYGSPFAAAQGYGAFLPYSNDISIFNQLGAQYELKDSPGVQHPGFPHTHPAFYPYGQYQFGDPSRPKNATRESTSTLKAWLSEHRKNPYPTKGEKIMLAIITKMTLTQVSTWFANARRRLKKENKMTWAPRSRTDEEGNVYGSDHEGDDGDKREDDEEIDLENIDTENIENKDDLDDQDDLHADIKLDGRSDSEISDGFEDLHGADHRFLKTVVKEGKDVNGDRDEHFHHHSLEIKSTQPNNAEQVKINQGAIGSPPSENNAAPAQKPKIWSLAETATTPDNPRKSPLVNGNCAATATQAIIAPHRLISCPVGKLQNWTSRAFSAHQLALINSNHYLGLANQASANGLAMYGRQTDDKGHNSESSCLGSRLKKKKSSVFSRPQNPLEAAVVVSVILSL, from the exons ATGTCTTTCCCACAGCTGGGATACCAGTACATCCGACCGATATACCCGTCGGATCGCCAGGGTATCGGCGGTGCACGAGCCGGGACGGAACTAAGCCCGTCCGGAGCGCTGTCTAATGTCCTTTCCACGATGTACGGATCACCTTTCGCAGCTGCACAAGGATATGGCGCATTTCTTCCTTATTCTAATGATATATCAATTTTTAATCAGttg gGAGCTCAGTATGAGTTGAAAGACAGTCCAGGTGTACAACACCCCGGCTTTCCTCACACTCATCCCGCTTTCTATCCCTACGGTCAGTACCAGTTTGGTGACCCGTCCAGACCCAAGAATGCCACGAGGGAGAGCACCAGCACGCTGAAGGCCTGGTTAAGCGAGCACCGCAAAAACCCGTACCCCACCAAGGGGGAGAAAATCATGCTGGCCATCATCACTAAAATGACCCTCACCCAAGTGTCCACCTGGTTCGCCAACGCCAGAAGAAGGCTAAAGAAGGAGAACAAGATGACCTGGGCGCCCAGAAGTCGGACTGATGAAGAAGGGAATGTTTATGGCAGCGATCATGAGGGGGATGATGGAGACAAACGAGAAGACGACGAAGAAATCGACTTAGAAAATATCGACACGGAAAATATCGAAAACAAGGACGACCTAGACGACCAAGATGATCTGCATGCTGATATAAAGCTCGACGGAAGAAGCGATTCTGAAATTTCGGATGGTTTTGAGGACTTGCATGGAGCAGACCACAGATTTCTTAAAACCGTGGTGAAAGAGGGAAAAGACGTGAACGGGGACCGAGATGAGCATTTCCATCACCATTCATTAGAAATCAAATCGACGCAACCCAACAACGCTGAGCAAGTGAAAATAAACCAAGGTGCCATCGGTTCCCCACCCTCAGAAAATAACGCTGCCCCAGCCCAGAAACCTAAAATCTGGTCTTTGGCTGAGACGGCGACCACCCCGGACAATCCCAGAAAATCTCCACTTGTGAATGGAAACTGTGCTGCGACCGCGACACAAGCGATAATCGCCCCTCACAGACTTATTTCTTGTCCGGTCGGGAAACTTCAGAACTGGACAAGCAGGGCTTTTTCAGCGCACCAGCTGGCGTTGATAAACTCAAACCATTACCTCGGACTGGCGAACCAGGCATCGGCGAACGGTCTTGCGATGtacggcagacagacagatgacaAGGGTCATAACTCTGAATCATCT TGCCTTGGAAGCAGATTAAAAA aaaaaaaatcttctgTATTTTCCAGGCCTCAGAACCCACTAGAAGCAGCAGTGGTTGTATCCGTGATCCTCTCCTTATAA